In Bacteroidales bacterium, the genomic window ATGACATTCTTCGAATCTTATATGGGTGAAATAAAGACTCGTCGTAGCGAATTTTTCAAAAAAGTGAATTCCATTATAGACTGGCGTTGGTTAGAACGTGAGTTAGATAAAGTTTACAAAAAAGGTGAAAGTGTAGATGGTCGTCCCAGTTATCCGTCGATAGTGTTATTTAAAATGCTATTAATAGAGATGTGGTATGATATGAGCGATGTAGCATGCGAAGATTTTGTAAAAGACAGTGTAAGTGCACGAATTTTTTTAGATTTAGAGCTAAATCAACCCATTCCCGATCATAGCACCATCAGCCGTTTTCGTAGTGAATTAGTTCGTAAAAAAGCCTACGATCGTTTACTTCGAAAAATCAATAAACAATTAGAACATCACGGTGCAAAAGTAAAAAAAGGGAAAACCATTGTAGATGCAAGCGTAACCATAAGTCCATATGCTCCCAAAGGCAAAACAACTTACGAAATAGCTGAAGATAGAAACGAAGACGACCGTTAATTTAATGCTTGCCGTATCGCTTATTTAGATGGGCGAAGTGTGCCCATGTGCGAACTAAAGCCTAAAATAAGGGCTAAAAGATAAAAAATAAGGTTCTTTGGCTTAAAAAAAGTTGTTTTTTTGAATAAAATCGTCCAGTAATTTGAATAATTACCTTAAAAATTCAATTTTAAGCATATATTTTTGATATATCGAAAAATTGAAATATTTTTGCAAAGGTCTCCAATTATTATTATCAAACCACACCTGAATGTATTCCCACAATTATTGGTTCTATTAGCCCTGTTTCAGTTGGTGTTCCTATGTATAATAAAACTCAATCCTGCCCTTTCCCCAGTACAGTCCCTCCACAAACAACAATTACTATATCCACACCGCTTACAGACCCTGTATTTACACGCATTGACAGCCTAAATAATGCTGTAGCAGCTTTGCAGCAACAACATCAAAATATTTTGACCAATGCCGATAAAGGACAAACACAACTTTTGCTCGATGCCATTATGGCAAGCCCGCCATCGGGTCAGTTAAAAAACATGCTTATGGCCGATTCTCCTTTGTCAGATACCGTGCTGATAGCCTTTATGACACACTCCATCAACAAGCCTGCCCAGAAAAAAGAAGTGGTACTTGCCAACTCACCACTTCCCATACGTGTACGCCCGTATATTGACCAGATGAACATAAACCAGAACTTCAAGAACCAGTTATGGGCAGCACAAAACGGGCAACCCAATGCACGCACCCAAATGGAAAACCTGATAAAATGGCTGGACGATTACCGTATGCAAACGGTCAGCGACCTTATTACAAGCACTACTTACGATTCGCTGGGATATAAAACCGACAGCATTATAGCGTACCTTGCCAATTCAAACATGGTTGAAGACCGTATTGCCCGATGCAATTTATTCTTTAAAAAAGCCGATTACACACAGGCACAATCGGAATTAGGTGTAATCAATACCCTTGTAACCGGTTTACCCGTGGAAAAGCAACCCCTCTTCGACGATTATGTAAGCACTTCCGATATTTTACTCCAGACGCTTCAATTGCCCGACAGTATAGCCGACTCGTTAATTATAATGAACCAGCCCTACCTGGAATCAGTAGCATCATCGGAATTTGTATATGCACAAAGTACGGCAAAATCGCTGCTCGAAAAAGCAGGCATACCGCAGGAGTATAATGTGTGGCTGCCAGATGGTTCGGTTGCAAAGAGCCTTTCTCTGTCAGCAAATACAAGCCATTACGATTCCGAAACCTGCAACAAATTAGTTATTTCCCCTAACCCGTCAGATGGCAATATAAAAATAAGCTATCAACTGGAAGACGGTGAAACGGGTGGCGAAATAAGGCTCACGGCTTCTGACGGAAAAGTAATGAACTCATACCAGGTTACCGGCGAAAAAGGCGAAATAAGGATTAATTGCAACACTTGTATTTCAGGTAATTATATATTATCTTTGTATATAAATGGCGAACTGCATTGCAGCAAAGCCGTAAGCATCAAAAAGTGAAAATAATCTTTTTTATAGTATTCTTATTCATTATTAAACTCAGTGGGTTTTCACAATCCACTGAGTTTTTTAAAACGTATAACTTAAATGCAAAATTATTTAATTTAACTGAGTATAATAATTCCATATACTGCAATGGGAATAGTATGCTTGCAAATCCTAAAATCTTTTTATTAAAAACAAAATCAGACGGTAGTTTTGAAGATACCGCTACTTATGGTGTTGATACGGGCTACTATGTTTTAAAGAACTTCATCTCATTACCAAATAATAAACTTATTATTTTATCTCAGTATCAAAGATCTTTCTTATCCATTTTTAAACAATATTTATTATATATAGATACTGGATTAACCAAAGTTAAAGATTCTTTATACCCGACCATTAATTTAGAATTTTATGGCAATGCTAAAAATAATGG contains:
- a CDS encoding transposase, producing MGEIKTRRSEFFKKVNSIIDWRWLERELDKVYKKGESVDGRPSYPSIVLFKMLLIEMWYDMSDVACEDFVKDSVSARIFLDLELNQPIPDHSTISRFRSELVRKKAYDRLLRKINKQLEHHGAKVKKGKTIVDASVTISPYAPKGKTTYEIAEDRNEDDR